The genomic stretch AAGTTGGGAGTTGAAGGAGTAAAGCGTCAAGGCTAAAATGTGTTTATCTTAGGGGAATAAGTCCATCTGATGGTATTAGAGGGGGAGGAGAGGTAACAGAAGCGGGTTCAGGGGGTGTTTCCTCAGCTTCAGTGACAAGATAGATAGATTCTACCTGTTGTTTGGTGTCTGGGGTAGCAATAAATCGTCCTTCATCGATTAAATAGGTCATACTTTCTGCTCGCATACTATTGCCTTGTTGCAAGACGTAAACATTGCCTGTGAGAACCAGACGGCGTTCTCGACTAAAATATTGAGCTTGAACGGCTGTTCCTTGAAGTTGACGGGAAGGATAGAAGATTTGCACGTTCCCTCTTGCTGTTACCACTCCGGTTTCTGAGTTGGCTTCTTGAATATCAGAACGGACGGTTAAGGGGCTGTTAGGGGGCTGGGTTTGGGCTTGGACTGTTTTGACATCCCCGTTGAGGGGAACTGCCCCTAAGATGAGGGCTAAGGTAAAGCCCAGAGCGGTTAAAGAACCTTTTACCATAGAGACTGGAACAGAAAACATGATTGATCCTATGAGCTAACGATTCAAAATTATTCTATTGTTAGTTTACTCAATCCTTTCCCAATCGACAGGTTTAGTGGTAACTTTCTTTTACGAAAGACGTTCATAGGGTTGGTTTGTTGCTGATTTGTAAATTATTGGTGAGACTTTCCGGGTCTATAAATTATAAGTACAACCCTTATTTACAGACCTTATGTCTGAGCCTATAGAAACTAAGTCCGCCTTCGCAGACTAAATTCTAGGTTGCGTAGGCAACCTTTGTTTTTCTAGCTTAACTCTTTAGAGTTAAAATCCATCAATCAAAATAAAAATTCCTAAGCTAATTAAAACAAACGGGGTGATAATACGGCCATATTTTAGGAAAATTTTCGCAATAATTTGATGGCTAACAAGCCAATAAGCTAAAAAACACCATACCCCAACCAAAAAATAAAAAATCAGCAAAATAATAGTTAAATCTAATAGGTTTTTCTGAGAAAATAAGGAAAGATAAATACTGATGTTATCCCCTCCATTGGCAATGGTTACTGAGGCCACATACAAAACTGTAGAATTTAAGTATCTACGAAAATATCTTATCCAAGAATTAGATTTCTGTTCACCATTAAAGACAGGTTGAGTTAATTTAATTTTGATGTCATCATTATTATCTTCTTGATTAAATAAACTTTTTATGCCAATAATTAGAGGAACTAATCCTAAAAAACCAATCCACTCTTTAGGAATCATTAATCCACCTAAAAATCCAGGCAGACTGGCTAAAATGATAATGGTAAATCCCAGATATTGACCAATAACAATAGAATAAACTTGTGATTTATGCTCTTTTTGAGAGAAAAATAGAGTTAAAATTAAAAGATCATCTAAATTAGTCGCAATAAAACTAAAAATTCCCGTTAAAACGATAGAGAGAAAAGTTGTCATTATTTGACTAATCCCAATTTAAATGCACAACAGCTTATTAATTGATTATTGAATTTAATTGTTATTGTTACTGTCAAACAAATTAGCAAAGTTAAAAAATCCAGTTAAAGCTCCAAAAGGACTAAAAATAGTAGTCAAAGTATCTGAAGCAACCGTTAATAAATTACGGTTAACCAGGACAACATCATTATTTTTCAGCATAGGATTGTCATTTTCAGCAATCCCTTGAGCAAAGTCAATATCAATATCTTGTTTAGTGACTGTCCCGTTAAAATTAAGACGAATTAATTCAACTGTACCTTGAGCGGCCCGTCGTTGATCAAAGCCACCGGCCGCTAAAATTGCTTGGTTTAAGGGAGTATTTGGGGGAACCTCTACTGTCCCTGGCCGTCTCACCTCCCCCACGACCTGGACACGGATCGTAGGTGGAGAAAAACTAGCTGTGGCTAAAGATTGTGCTTCATCTGAGGGCAAATCTTTAGCTAAAGGAATGGTAATAGTATCTCCTTGTTGTAGAATTACGTCTTCTTCAAGATTTCCTGTTTCTAATAAGTTCCACAAGTCCACAGGAATGATCTGTTGAGAACCATCACGGTTAAAGCGACGAATCTCTACTTGACGAATATCCGCTAAGGGTTTAATACCTCCAGCTTGTTGAACCGCTAAAGTCAGTCTAGGGGGTTGTCTGCGGGTGGTATTCCCTGTAGTCCCTGCATTCCCTGTATTACTTTGGGGAATCACTCGATAAGAACCAGGACGGTTCACTTCTCCGACAATAGCTACAGTGATTTCTTGATTAGCAGAAATGCCAAAATTAGCATCTGATAGTAACCGAGTTTGGGCAACATCAATAGTAGCTTGAGTGGCAATAAAAATACTGTCACCGTCTCGTAGGGTAATATCTTGGGTTAGATTGCCTTCTTTGAGCAATTTCCATAAATTGAGGTTTAATATCAGGGTTTCTCCTTTAAACTGACGACGAATTTGTACGCGGTTGAGATCTGCGACGGTTGTAAGTCCCCCTGCTTGTTGAATTAGTTGGGTGACACTGGGAAATTTTTGTCCTTCCGCAACTGAAAGTAGATAACTCCCTGGACTATTTATTTCTCCTGCAATTCCTATTCTTAGGGGACGGGGTGCCGTTAAACTAACGGTAACGATAGGACGTTTGACATATTGGGCGTACTGTTTGCTGAGAATATCTGTTAGTTGAGTAATGCTTAATCCTTCAACCCTTATGTTCCCTAAAATGGGTAAGGCTAAGGTTCCATCCACTAATACTTGGTAATCTCCCCCATATTCTTGTACTGGAGAAACAGTGACTTTAATGCGATCGCCGGCCCCTAAAGTATATTCGGTTTCGGTTAGTAACTCTGAGGGTTGAGATGGTAAGGGTTTGAAGGGGGGTACGTCTTCTAAGGGCCGTACTGATGTCTGAGCCAGTATCGGGAGGGAAACTAAGGGGGAAGTCAGTATCCATCCCATCCCCACTAGGGACAGAACAATTCTTTGGGACAAATTATAAGGCATAACATTAACACTCACACCAGATCAATCGTTTAATGACTCGCTTGATTATAACGACTCAGACAAGGAAATTAGGGCGATTGCACGAACTAAGTGTTTTTCCCAAGATAACGTAAAACTAGAATTGTAATGTCGTCTGACTGAGGAACTGAATGGGAAAAGTCAAAGACGGCTTTTTGTAAGGAGTTAACCACTTCTTGGGCGGTTATTTCTTGTTTAAGGGTATTCAAAATTTCCCCAGTTTTCTCTGTGGAAAAAAAACATCTTTCTTGATCTTCTGCTTCCGTTACTCCATCGGTATATAAAACTAGAGTGTCCCCCATTTCTAAGTTTAATTCGGCGGCTTTATATTCAGCGTCTTCATAGATACCTAGTAACATTCCGTTGGGAACATTAAGTAACTCAAAATCATTCCCTTTTCTGGCAAAAAAAGGCTTATTATGTCCCCCATTCACATAAGTTAGTTTACCGCTACTGACATCGAAAATTCCGACAAACATTGTGACAAACATACAATCATCATTACTCTCACATAAATGACGATTAATTGATTCTATAATTGTTCCCAGAGGATTAATTCTTGAAACACTAATTCGTAATAAAGTAATGACTCGGATCATAAATAATGCGGCCGGAATTCCTTTTCCTGAAACGTCACCAACCGCAATACAAATATGTTTTTCATCTAAAGCAAAGGCATCAAAAAAATCTCCTCCTACTTCTTTTGCTGGGGTGATAGCTGCTGCCACATCTGCTTGAGTATGGTTAGGAAATAACAGCATATCATGGGGAAGAATATTAGTTTGAATTTTACTGGCTGCAGCTAATTCTTTTTGTAAATGCTCATATTCTAAATGTTTTTGTAAGTTTTTTAGAGTAATTTCATCCCGTTTTCTCATTCGGTTTGATAACCCTTGTAATAAATTTTTTAGTACCCCTGGAAGACAAAATAATTCTCCCCAAAAAACTTGTTCATGTATGGCTAATAATTGACAATCTTCGGCAGCTACTACATAGGCTGATACTGGCTTATTTTCAATAATTGACATTTCTCCTATATATTCTCCTGGGATAATTTTAAACCCCATTTCTCGGTTAAATTTTGCATCTCCAGAATCAGTTAAATATACTCGTAAATGTCCTGATAATAATAAATATAAATATTGATTTTCTTCCCCTGGACTCATCAAAATTTCTCCCACTGTCAAATTTCTTAATTGACATTTTGAGAGTAAGAGTCTAATTAATTCTGGTTCAACTCCTAAAAAAAGCTCAAATTGGCTAATAAATTCACAATCGAGAGATTCGGCAGAAATTAGATTTTTTGACTCTGCCTTATTGTTATTATTTTCTCTTATTTTCTGGTTAATAATGTTGCTTTCTGTCTTAAAGTTATAGTTCTCCATTTTTTTAACCAGAGTTTTTTTGATTGAATGAATTATTCTGCCTTGATTTGTTCTTGGGGTAAGTCGTAAATTACGACATCTAATCTATTTTTATCGTTTTTTCTACGATAGTGGCATTCATCACTATAACTACGAATTAAATGTATTCCCAGTCCTCCAATTTTAACGTCTTCTAGGTTATTCGTAAACTCAAATTCAGGTCTTTCTAAGGGATTAAATGGTATGCCCTCATCTTCTACTCTTAGGGTTATTCTACCATGACGATATTGTAATTTAATTTTGATTAAGTGTATTGGCTCATCATCATAAGCATTCTCAATAATATTGGTAACTGTCTCTGTTAAAATTAAGTCAATCCTAAAAGCAGTTTGTGGCGATATTTTTAAGTCCTCAGATAATTCATTTAACCAGTCAGTCAGCTTTTCTAATTCTTCAAGTTGATTGCTCAAACTGATTTCATAAGTGTTATAATCAACTACTGAATTTTGGTGCAAGTCTATAATTAACATATTCATTAGTTACTTTATTTCTATTGTTAGTCAGAGATGGCTGTTTTTAAAGCGATACAAGCTGTTTCATAATCATTGTATATCTCAATGAGTTGATCAATTCCTGAAGTTTTTAGGACTTCTTCTACCATCGGTTGAGGATTAAGAATTACCATTTTTCCTCCTATTTTCACTAACTTTTTAGCATTTGACAAAAGAAATCTTATGCCAATTGATGCTAAAAAATTAACCTCGGATATATCAACTAAAACAGGACTTTTTGAACTTTCAACCTGAGTCTTAAAAGGTTCTTCAATTTCATTCGTTCCTTTAAAATCTAGTCGTCCGCACAGTTTAACCTGTTTAATGCCATTATCAAGATCATTCAATTCGAGCTTCATGGTTTATCTCCTGGTTTATCCTTTATACTATATTTGATTACAAAATAACCTATTTTCAGCCTTTAGGCAGTGATCACAATCACAGTTATGATCGTTCAGGTGTATGATAAAAAAACAAAGGTTTCCTCATCTGTTAGGCTCGAAATGGACAGCTAAACAAACAACCTGGGGATGGCGACATTTTCAAGTAATAAACCGTAAAAATCAAGGACAATGGGTCTTTGCTGAAATGGTAGCATCTTGTGATCCCCAGGTGCGTTTTTGGATAAATGCTCAACAATTCAAAGATCGTTCTCTTTGGCAACCCGGATGGCAAACTTTAGATGAAATGGATCAACGTGATGAAGAACTTGACATTTTTTAAGTTAACTATCTTCTAGTTTTTTTTGCAGTCTTTTTAAGGTTTGATACATCTCAGGTAAACGTTTATAAATTGCTGAAACTTTTAAATATAATTTATTAGGAACAGCAGGGCTACTAGAAACAATTTCTCCGGCAGCTACATCACTGGGAATTCCTGTCTGAGCAGTGGCAATCACTCCATCTCCAATTTTAGCTTGATTGGCAATGCCTACTTGTCCAGCCAAAATGACCCGTTTTCCTAATTTTACCCCACCAGCTAACCCAACTTGTGATGCCATGACACAATTTTCTCCGATTTGGCAACCGTGAGCAATATGTACTAAGTTGTCTAGTTTTGTATTCCTGCCGATGCGGGTTGTTCCTACGGCAGGGCGATCAACGGCACTATTACAGCCGATTTCTACTCCTTCTTCTAGGATGACATGGCCTGATTGTTCCATCTTAAACCAACCTTCTGGTGTCGGAACAAAGCCAAACCCTTCTGCACCAATGACTGCACCACTATGAATCACACAGTTAGGCCCGATTTGTGTCCGTTCGTGAATGGTACAATTAGCGTGGAGTAAAGTGCGATCGCCAATGGTTACGTTTGGATAGATGACGACGTTGCCATGAAGACAAGCGCGATCGCCAATGGTAACACCAGGATAAATCACTACATGGGGGCCAATAGACACATCTTGACCGATTTTAGCGGTCGGGTCAATAACTGCAGTGGCATGAATACCTGGGGTAGGCTTAAAAGGTTGATAGAATAAGTTAATCGCCTGAGCGAAGGTTAAACGGGGTTCTGGGGTGCTTATCCAAGCAAGTCCTTTTTGGGTTGCTTCTATTTGCAAGTCTTCGTCACGGGGCAAAATTAGGGCATCGGCGGCGGTTTTTGTGACCATAGGCGCGAATTTTGATCCTTCAATATAGCTTAACTGTCCGGCGATGGCTTCGTCAATGGCGGCGATTCCGATAATATCTGGGTTGCGATCGCTGTTAGTGGTTAAGCTAGAATTAGTGACTAATGGACTGAGTTTTTCTACAATTTCACTGAATTTCATTGTCAATATTTTTTTAAGACTGAGTTAATTTTAATAGGACTTATACGAAGATGGTTAAATAGGTTGGAGATATACACAGATGGGTTCCGATGCGTTGGGAAGGCATGCTACATTTAGAGATATAGAGGATGCATTGGGAACGCATCCTACGTTTAGCTTTTCTGTTCCTTTAAAAATTTCTCAACTGTCTGATTAAATGGGTTTGGTTCTACTAAAAAAGCCCAATGATTTCCTGGTACTTCTTGTATTTGTAATTGTTTTAAATATGTTTTATAAGGTTTGAGTTGCCATTCGGTTCTATTAAGTCCTTTTTGGGGTTTAATAAAGAGAGTGGGAATGTTTATAGGTTGAGTTAATCCGGCACATTTCATGACATCATCAAAAATTTCATTGCGGGCTTGTACGACAAATTTACTTACCCATTTTTTGTTAGATTTCTGTCTCATTCCTTGTTGAAAAACTTCCTGTTGTAAGGGACTCCATCCCTGATATTGTTTTAATGTTTTGGCTAGGATTTCTGCTTGTTCATAACTGTTAAATGGCCCCATTGCTTTGAGGAAAGGTAATACTTTATATAAAATAGGAAATGTAATTTTAAATATTGAGGGCATTTTATCAATAAAGAACGGATCTATAAGAATTAAATTTTTAAATTTATCGGGATTTTGCGTTGCCCAAATTGTGGCTAATTTAGCTGACCAAGAGTGAGATATAATATGAGCATAATTCCAACCTAAATGATTCATTAATGCTTCTAAATCTGTAATATAATCGGAGAATTTGTAACCTATTTCTGGTTTACTACTTTCTCCATGTCCCCGTAAATCTGGGGCAATAATATGATAATTAGGGGCTAAATATTCTGCTAAATTTGACCAAACTAAGCCATGATCCGCTAATCCATGTAATAGTAAGAGGGGTTCTTGTCCTTGATTCCACTCCAAATAGGATAATTTAATTGTTGATAATTCTAATGTTTTACGATTAACCATATTAGTTACTTAATAATCAACTAAATTTGTATTTTATCCCATTACACCCCTCTCAATAGTGACTAATCTTTAAAAACTTATTAGCTTTTTTATAAAAATTGCATTCAATAATAATTTATAATTATTGAATGCCATCTCGTCTTCACCAATATTTAGCTATTTATTTCATCATTTTTT from Aphanothece sacrum FPU1 encodes the following:
- a CDS encoding TIGR02450 family Trp-rich protein, whose translation is MIKKQRFPHLLGSKWTAKQTTWGWRHFQVINRKNQGQWVFAEMVASCDPQVRFWINAQQFKDRSLWQPGWQTLDEMDQRDEELDIF
- a CDS encoding SpoIIE family protein phosphatase, giving the protein MENYNFKTESNIINQKIRENNNNKAESKNLISAESLDCEFISQFELFLGVEPELIRLLLSKCQLRNLTVGEILMSPGEENQYLYLLLSGHLRVYLTDSGDAKFNREMGFKIIPGEYIGEMSIIENKPVSAYVVAAEDCQLLAIHEQVFWGELFCLPGVLKNLLQGLSNRMRKRDEITLKNLQKHLEYEHLQKELAAASKIQTNILPHDMLLFPNHTQADVAAAITPAKEVGGDFFDAFALDEKHICIAVGDVSGKGIPAALFMIRVITLLRISVSRINPLGTIIESINRHLCESNDDCMFVTMFVGIFDVSSGKLTYVNGGHNKPFFARKGNDFELLNVPNGMLLGIYEDAEYKAAELNLEMGDTLVLYTDGVTEAEDQERCFFSTEKTGEILNTLKQEITAQEVVNSLQKAVFDFSHSVPQSDDITILVLRYLGKNT
- a CDS encoding SLBB domain-containing protein; translation: MPYNLSQRIVLSLVGMGWILTSPLVSLPILAQTSVRPLEDVPPFKPLPSQPSELLTETEYTLGAGDRIKVTVSPVQEYGGDYQVLVDGTLALPILGNIRVEGLSITQLTDILSKQYAQYVKRPIVTVSLTAPRPLRIGIAGEINSPGSYLLSVAEGQKFPSVTQLIQQAGGLTTVADLNRVQIRRQFKGETLILNLNLWKLLKEGNLTQDITLRDGDSIFIATQATIDVAQTRLLSDANFGISANQEITVAIVGEVNRPGSYRVIPQSNTGNAGTTGNTTRRQPPRLTLAVQQAGGIKPLADIRQVEIRRFNRDGSQQIIPVDLWNLLETGNLEEDVILQQGDTITIPLAKDLPSDEAQSLATASFSPPTIRVQVVGEVRRPGTVEVPPNTPLNQAILAAGGFDQRRAAQGTVELIRLNFNGTVTKQDIDIDFAQGIAENDNPMLKNNDVVLVNRNLLTVASDTLTTIFSPFGALTGFFNFANLFDSNNNN
- a CDS encoding LptA/OstA family protein codes for the protein MFSVPVSMVKGSLTALGFTLALILGAVPLNGDVKTVQAQTQPPNSPLTVRSDIQEANSETGVVTARGNVQIFYPSRQLQGTAVQAQYFSRERRLVLTGNVYVLQQGNSMRAESMTYLIDEGRFIATPDTKQQVESIYLVTEAEETPPEPASVTSPPPLIPSDGLIPLR
- a CDS encoding STAS domain-containing protein, with the translated sequence MKLELNDLDNGIKQVKLCGRLDFKGTNEIEEPFKTQVESSKSPVLVDISEVNFLASIGIRFLLSNAKKLVKIGGKMVILNPQPMVEEVLKTSGIDQLIEIYNDYETACIALKTAISD
- a CDS encoding ATP-binding protein; translation: MNMLIIDLHQNSVVDYNTYEISLSNQLEELEKLTDWLNELSEDLKISPQTAFRIDLILTETVTNIIENAYDDEPIHLIKIKLQYRHGRITLRVEDEGIPFNPLERPEFEFTNNLEDVKIGGLGIHLIRSYSDECHYRRKNDKNRLDVVIYDLPQEQIKAE
- a CDS encoding alpha/beta fold hydrolase gives rise to the protein MVNRKTLELSTIKLSYLEWNQGQEPLLLLHGLADHGLVWSNLAEYLAPNYHIIAPDLRGHGESSKPEIGYKFSDYITDLEALMNHLGWNYAHIISHSWSAKLATIWATQNPDKFKNLILIDPFFIDKMPSIFKITFPILYKVLPFLKAMGPFNSYEQAEILAKTLKQYQGWSPLQQEVFQQGMRQKSNKKWVSKFVVQARNEIFDDVMKCAGLTQPINIPTLFIKPQKGLNRTEWQLKPYKTYLKQLQIQEVPGNHWAFLVEPNPFNQTVEKFLKEQKS
- a CDS encoding cadmium resistance transporter yields the protein MTTFLSIVLTGIFSFIATNLDDLLILTLFFSQKEHKSQVYSIVIGQYLGFTIIILASLPGFLGGLMIPKEWIGFLGLVPLIIGIKSLFNQEDNNDDIKIKLTQPVFNGEQKSNSWIRYFRRYLNSTVLYVASVTIANGGDNISIYLSLFSQKNLLDLTIILLIFYFLVGVWCFLAYWLVSHQIIAKIFLKYGRIITPFVLISLGIFILIDGF
- the lpxD gene encoding UDP-3-O-(3-hydroxymyristoyl)glucosamine N-acyltransferase, translating into MKFSEIVEKLSPLVTNSSLTTNSDRNPDIIGIAAIDEAIAGQLSYIEGSKFAPMVTKTAADALILPRDEDLQIEATQKGLAWISTPEPRLTFAQAINLFYQPFKPTPGIHATAVIDPTAKIGQDVSIGPHVVIYPGVTIGDRACLHGNVVIYPNVTIGDRTLLHANCTIHERTQIGPNCVIHSGAVIGAEGFGFVPTPEGWFKMEQSGHVILEEGVEIGCNSAVDRPAVGTTRIGRNTKLDNLVHIAHGCQIGENCVMASQVGLAGGVKLGKRVILAGQVGIANQAKIGDGVIATAQTGIPSDVAAGEIVSSSPAVPNKLYLKVSAIYKRLPEMYQTLKRLQKKLEDS